Within Candidatus Thorarchaeota archaeon, the genomic segment AGATCCTCAAATATCTAGCAGAGATTGTCCAGATGCACCTGCAGATTAGTCGGGTGCTGAGCGAGAAACTCTGTAAGGACTGTGGTGGTAAAGTTATTGACTGGCATGAGAAACGAAAGACGATCATCTCTCATCTCAGGGATCTGATGTCCCCTTACGAGTTCTGTCAGAGGTTGCCACAGAATGAAGATGGTGTAGTGGCCCTCTCGATCATCTCGCATCTTCTCAAGATCCAGTATACTTTCGCACAAGTGAAGATCCTAATTGATATGGTCCGTGGTGAATCATTCCAGGAGGTCTATATGGACTCCCTGTCATCCATTGCCTCAAAAGTTCATGGGCAGTTCGAGGCGCTTGCTCGACTTATCGAATTTAGAATTGAAAAGTCAGAGGCTGCCGATAACGAGAGTGCTACTATTATCCGGTTGGAACGCGAGATCGATGAGGACAACATCATCATCTGCAGGCAGGTCTCTGTTGCAACGGGTGGGGATTCGCCTTTCATCTGTTACATGATGCGTAAAATTGTGAGCGAGCTTGAGCATATTTCTGACTATCTGAAAGAGATCGCTGAGATATTGACCGACTTTTGAGGTGGCATGTGTGGCACTTGATCTCTATCTGATTGCTCCTATTCTCATAGGCGGTGCACTCATTGCTAAGCTCTCAGAGAGATACAGGTTTCCCTATCCCATCCCCTTAATCATTGCAGGAGTCCTTATCGGTCAAGTCGTTCCTCTCAACGACCTGTCTACAGAGATCATCGGTCTTGACCTCATTGCGCAGCTCACTCTTGCTACAGTTCTGTTCTACGCAGGACTGACGATGAACATCCGTGAACTTCGCTTCTCACTTACTTCGGTCATGCTTCTTGCAACTCTAGGCGTCCTCGTTACTTCCATTGTTGCAGGATTCACTATTGCGATGTTCACCTCTCTTGGTGTTGTTGCTTTTCTGATCGGTGCCGTTCTCTCTCCGACAGATCCTGCCGCGTTGTTCTCCGTTCTTGAGAGCGGTGGAGTTCGTGTCAAACGTAAAGTGTTCTCGATTCTCGAAGGTGAGGCTGTCTTTAATGATGCAACGGCCGTTGTACTTGTTATTACCGTCTTTACTCCTATCATCATCCCCGCACTGTCTGTGCCATGGTTTGTTGTTGTTCAAGAGTTCTTCCTAAGTATGATCGTTGGAATTCTCATCGGTTTTGGTATAGCATATGTGATCGGCAGTATTATTGTTCGTACTGGCGAAGACACATCACTCTCAATACTCACTGCTGCTACTCCAATTCTTGCGTACGGTATTGGTGAACTATTTGCTCCACTGGGAATTCATCCGGGTGCTCTTGCGGCGGTCTTTGCTGGAATATTCATGGCCAATGCTCGACGAATGATGAAGATGGATCCTCTCCCGCAAAAATCCATGCGAGGTGCGATGAAGAATGTCTCATTTGCCTTTGAGATTGTCATCTTCATCCTACTGGGCGCCACTGTGGACATTCAGCATCTCTTTTTGAATCCCGATCTTGTCATGACCGGTCTCATAACAGCCGCACTTGTCATCTTGCTCGCTCGTCCAATTGCGGTGTTTCTTGTGACCGCCTACGACAAGGGGATGGGCTGGCGAGATCGTTTTCTTGTGAGTTGGGCTGGAGTCAAGGGTGTGGCGACTGCGGCTCTTGCGGCGATCAGTATTGCATCGATAACGCGCTATGCGGTTCCTGGTTTTGCAGAGATTGCACGGACCATCAACGGTATCGTCTTTATCGTCTTAATGGTGAGCCTGACTGTTCAGGGGATCACTACCCCGTTCCTTGCCTCGGCACTCGGTCTCACAGAAAAACAGGATGTCACTCTCGAAATAACCGCGCGACGTGATGCTACACGGCAGGCACTATTACACCTTGTTGATCTCTATACTGAAGGCAAGATCGACAATGCTCTCTATACGCGGCTGAAGGCTGAGTTGGAGGAAGAGATCTTTACGTTAGAGGACGACTTACGTAAGATCATCTCTGAGACCCGTGCTCGACTAAGAGAGCTTGAAGTCCGTGAGTCGCTCCTTACAGCAAAGTTGGATTATTATCGGAAGCAGTACGAGGCTGGCAAGATTGATGACTCCTCATATGAGACCTATCGCCGTGAGCTAGAGGCTGAGATCGAGGAGATACAGATGCGGATGCGTTCTCTCTCCCGCGGTATGACCACATAACTCAAAAAATTGTAGCGACTCGCATAAAATGCCACCGCAGAATGAATTATATATCCTCGCCGCGAGGTTGATTATGGAGAGTGCGCCGTGGACGATCCCTTGGATGAAATTGAAGATTTGCGTGAAGGCATCGATTCCTTCATTGACCGTTGGACTAAGATCCAGCGGGCCTCAGTAAAATCAATTCAAGCTCTAACAAACACTCTTGTTCAGATCGAGCATTTAGACGGCCCCTTGGGAAAACTTGAGGGGTTCCAGAAGATCCGTGACAACACGAAGGGCAAGCTCCTTGTCACCTTATTTGATCAGTTAGTCCCAGCACTTGAGTCCTCAATAAAGGAATTTACAAAGCTCATGAAGATGTTTGAAAATCTGCGATCAAAGGCCGCCCGTGTTCAAACATTTGTAGAGAGTCTTAGGGGAAATACCGAACCGATCACCAGTTGGTTGGGCGACGCTGACCCATCATCTATAAAGAAACTGTTACATTCTCGTTACGGCCGGAGTCGTACTGGTCAATCCCAGTATGATAGTGGCGATTCCGAGCGCCCGCTCATTGAAGACATCATCGGTTATCTCGAAGTCATCCTGATGAGCATTCAAGAAATTCTCAATATGTTCGAGGCGGAATTCCTTGTCAAGATCACAATATTCAAGGATCTTGAGGAGGGTGGTGTTGACATTGGTGTTGTGAGCAATTATCTCACCGTCTGGACTGCTCAGCCAAATATCATTCCTAGAACACTTGAAGACCTTCGAAAAGATCTTGATGAGCATCTTGATCTGCTTAGAGACGCCCTGATGAGCAAGGGTGATTTTGGTATTCTTGATGTGACCAAAAAGCTCCTTCCTTCCTGATCGGCCCACATCCGGTGGGCTTGCCTATTTGTTTGCCTATTTGTTTCGAGCAGGCAGTGGAGCATCTTCCATTCCTAGCGGTAATAGATCCGACCTTGTAATTATTCCTGTGAGTCTCCCTTTGTGTCGTACTAGTACTGCTTGAAATGCGTCAAAGAGCTGGAGTATGTCTTCGACACGTGTGTCCTCTTCGACAACTGGTGGACCTTGCGACTCCATTATTGCTTGTACTGACATCTCCTTGAGGTCTCGCATCAGGTTCTTTATGATGTCTTTCTCAGTCACCATTCCGACGATCTTGCCCACTCGTACGACGGGAAGTTGAGAGAATCCATGTTCGAGCATCAGTTTGACAACATGACTTGCTGATTCTCTGGCGTCCACAGTCACAGGGTTCCTGCTCATGACATCTGCGCACGTGACACCCCATGATTCGATGACCTCGAAGATCTTGTTGACAATCGAGACCTTTGGGTCAAGCGAGCCGCTCTCTAATCGTGCAATGTATGCTTGAGATACCCCGACCTTTTCTGCAAGCTCGGCCTGAGTGATTCCGAGTCGCCTTCTCATCTTCGCAATACTGTCGATCGGAATTTTCACAGTATATCACAACATATTACTGTCAGTAATAATGACACTTTAAAGTTATTCCTGTGGGTAATACCTATGACAAACCTTATAAGCCATCCATCGCCGCGACCTCTCTAGGAGTGATTAAAATGAATCTGGAAGTCACTTGCGGTGAGGGTCTCCCCGTCACCAAACGAAAAGTTGAGATTGTAGAGCGAAAAGGCCGAGGCCATCCAGATACGCTTTGTGACAAAGCGGCTGAAGAACTCTCCATTCGATTGAGTGAATACTACCTCGAGACCTTTGGACGTGTGCAACATCACAATGTAGACAAGGTGCTTCTTGTTGGTGGCCAGTCCAATGCTCGGTTCGGTGGCGGTGATGTCATTGAACCTATCTATCTCTTGCTGAGTGGCCGTGCCGTTGACGTTGTTGATCAAGATTATGAGCGTCAGGTACCCGTCGGTAAATTTGCTGTTGAACATACACGAGATTGGCTCAGTAAGGAGCTTCCTCATCTTGATGTGAACTCCGATGTGATCATCGATTACAAGATTCGTGCTGGCAGTACTGATCTTGTTGGAAACTTTGATGTCGGTGTTGATGTTCCCCGTGCTAATGACACAAGCTTTGGTGTCGCTTATGCACCACTGTCACCAACAGAGAAGCTTGTGCTTGAGTCCGAGGAGCTGCTTAACTCCGAAGCTATTAAGAAGAAGTGGCCCCAGATTGGTGAGGACATCAAGGTCATGGGTACGCGAGTTGGTGATCAGATCCACCTCCAAGTGGCAGCAGCCATTATCTCCACCGAGACCCATGATGCTGATGAGTATTCCAGTGTCATGCAGGCGATCAAAGACCTTCTTCTCGATCTCTCTACAAAGATAACTGACAAGCCGGTCGATGTTGCTGTTAATACGGCTGACAAACCTGATCAGGGACTCTTCTATCTTACAGTCACTGGTACATCAGCCGAGCATGGTGATGACGGACAGGTCGGTCGTGGCAATCGTGCAAACGGTCTCATTACTCCATACAGACCAATGACTCTTGAGGCAGCAGCCGGTAAGAACCCGGTCTCACACGTCGGTAAGACCTACAACGTTGCAGCCCGTGAGATTGTTGAGCGGATCGTTAATGAGAACCCCGACCTCGAACAGGTCTACTGTTATGTGGTCAGCCAAATTGGTGCACCCATTACCGAGCCTCAGGCCGTCAACGTGGAACTCTATGGCAGCTGTGATCTTAAGGCAGCACAGAAGTCCGTTGGCAGCATTGTCGAAGAGGTCATCGCCAAGTTGCCTGATGTCTGGAAGGGCTTTGTAAAGCGTGAATTCCAACTATGGTAAATGATACGAATCTAACGAGATGGTCTTTTTGACCACTCGTGACTTTTTTTCTTTATATTTCCCGCTTTAATAAAAATAAGAAGATGTCATGCCATCAAGGCCATGGCACCAATGTGACAAAGAATGGTGTGATGACAATTCCTACAAAGAGCCATAGGAATGCAAAGCCCATATACATGGACGCCATCTTGAAGATCCAGAAGGTGGCCTCCTGTGTCGCGCCTCTTAGATTCGAGACCGCCCGTGCAGTGATCACAAGACTAAGAATCAATAGAGGTAGCATGACTACCCAATGTAATCCCATGACCATTCCTGTGAGCACCACTACGACTGCACTAATCACAGCAGAGATTGTTATGACTACCATGGTCTCATGCTCCCCACGGACAACGGGCCACATGGGGACTCCTGCCTCCTTGTAGCCTGCAAGATTGTCTGGTAGTAGTGCAAGGGTTAGGATGTGCAGTGGAATCCATGAGATGACGAATAGGGCCATCATAATTCCGGTCAGATCTACCATGCCGATGACAGCAGTTCGACCCGCCAGGGCTGGCATCCCTCCTGCGATACCCCCAAAGAGAATAGAGGCTGGGGACTTGCGCTTGAGCCATACCGAGTAGACTACCACATCCAAGAAGAATCCAAGAAATACTATGATCATGGTGACCTGATTAATGAACAGTCCGCAGGTGATTACTCCGAGCGCCACTAGAATGATACCATGTATGAGTACTTTCCACGCGGCAATCTTCCCACTTGGAATCGGACGGTTCTGTGTGCGAATCATTACTGCATCGATGTCCCTGTCGATATACATGTTCAGTAGAGTGGATCCTGAGACTGCGAGAGTGAGCCCTACGATTAGCAGGAGTGCTTGGAGTAGGTTGATACCTACATTCCATGTGCTCATCAGATATGCGAAACCTGTTGTGTAGACAAGAAGCACAGTCTGTTTGCTCTTGATCAATTCTCCATAGAGGCCAAACATAGACGATTTGGTCGAGTCTTCTTTTGTTTTGGAGGGAGTTGAACTCTCTGACATCTCTTTGTCCCTACTTTGCGATTACGCCTTGTGATAAAAGATATTGCGTATGGACAGAGGTACTGACCTAATTCTTGTCAGTATTGTTCTGGCTCTCAGAGATTCCTTCTGTCCATCGCTATATCATACGGTCTTATTCTCTATCGTATCGGCCTCGAATGAGTTCCGATAGCATGTAGACACAGAAAAGTCCGATACCTGCTATGAGCAGAATGAGACCAATATCAATGCCAAATGATGCAATTGATCTCGGAATGCCCAGTTCCTGTTCGAACATGTATGCGTCAGCAAAGAAGAATGCAACTATGCTTGCAATGAGCAGAGTCCATCCAATAATCTGTCGTGCCACTCCCTTGATATTGAGATAATCGAATGCAAGTAGTAACGCTATCACTGCTGTCAATGTGGCTAGTACATGCCAGTGTCCAATCGCTATCGTCAATTCGATTGCAAAGTCAATCGTTCTAAAGTAATCAAGGTTGAACGCCAGATAAATCCCCGGAGCCGTGACAACTACATTCACCCACATGAACATGAAATAGAGCGCAAAACGTACAGGATCCTTAAAGACCGCAATGACCTTTCGTCCAAGTGATGCAGTGTCGTAATTCTCACCAAGGACTTTCTTCGATGTTTCGACCCATCCAAAGAACATCAGAATGAGTGCCGCCATGAGTGCGAAAGTTGCTCCTACATTGATGACTGTGTGGGCCTTCTCATAACCCACTGGTACTAGCCAAGCGCCTACTGAGATGATAATCGTCCCAGGGATAGTAAGGATCATTCCAAGCAGATACCATCGTCCCTTCTGTTCAGGGTTAGTCCACCTGAACACGATAAGCATGAGTGCAGTATCGATGAGCGCAAGCATGATGTGTAGGTGTCCAATGATCGCCCGCTCGAAGATATTATGTTCGAGTCTGAGAAGTTCCTCCGCCAAAAATGGTTCAACGCCGCTGCCGAAGTATGCACCTACAGAAGCGCCAAGTGTGGATGAAATAAGAATACAGAGTGCAGCTATTGCAAGATTCCATTGTGCAAGATTGATCCCTTTGATGTACGGTCCCTCTTCCTTTCGTTCGGGGAAGTTTTTGGTTGGCCAGACTCCTATCAAAAAGAGAACTCCGCTAAAGAAGACAAGTGTAAGTCCGACTATGAACAAGGCGTGTGTGACCATCTCTCCTGGAAGGATGTATGCAAAAATCAGTCCTGTGATAGTGGTCATCAAATATCCGGGAACAATGGTCCATTTGACCAAGTTCTCAAACTTTGGTCGCACATCACAGATATCCAGTGCAAATAATACGACTGCACCGAGGAATGTGATTGCCAATGAATGATACAGCATTATTGTTCGTGCTACAGTAGCCTCATGTGACGGATTCAAGTTAAAGGGAAGTATGTATCCGCCTAGCATATCTACAACTGGTTGTGACATTGTAGAAAGAAATGCTACAATAACAAATTCAAACACAATTGTTGCTGTGATCAAACCCTTGTAGGTCCCAAGCCATTTGATGAATGCCTGAAATCTACTATTGCTTGTCTGTTCTCCACTTTCTGACGACATGGTGATCACCATCCGAATGATTTTCTTCAGGTGAAGCCTCACTAAAAAGGAATCCGTGTCAATACGGTAAGCATGTTACCATTTGATAACCTACGAGGTGGAAATATACGATGTTGATGTATTTCATTAGAGCTTTTGTCCGTAACCATTTTTCTTGTGGCGATTCCTATGGCTTATCCTAAGTAGTGTTATCGTATAGCATGATTCATATGCTATGATGGTATGATAATAATGATGATGATGATGATGTTCTTGTGTACGTGTAACTGATCTAATGAATAATCATTTTGTAAGTGGCTTACGATGTAGTGATTTGCTGACCGAAAGACAATTCTTAAAACTCGAAATTTTTCTCCTCTTCTCTTACTAATTAGACGTTCAGAGTGTTGCCATATGGACGAACCGATGGAAACCTGCAGTGTTCTGCGCGCATTGAAGATTCTTGGGCGAAAATGGATCCCATGGATTCTCTGCGAACTGATGACTGGTGAGGAGTTGTATTTCACAGACCTATTGAATAGAGTGATCAATGTCACTGGCACCAAGATATCGGCTCGTGTGCTCTCGGAGTCATTGACCATTTTGGAGCAGGAGGGAATTGTCATTAGACTGGTAGAATCCGAGAGTATGCCTATTCGTGTGAAGTACCTGCTCACTCAGAAAGGCCGGGATCTTGATGTAGTCC encodes:
- a CDS encoding cation:proton antiporter; translated protein: MALDLYLIAPILIGGALIAKLSERYRFPYPIPLIIAGVLIGQVVPLNDLSTEIIGLDLIAQLTLATVLFYAGLTMNIRELRFSLTSVMLLATLGVLVTSIVAGFTIAMFTSLGVVAFLIGAVLSPTDPAALFSVLESGGVRVKRKVFSILEGEAVFNDATAVVLVITVFTPIIIPALSVPWFVVVQEFFLSMIVGILIGFGIAYVIGSIIVRTGEDTSLSILTAATPILAYGIGELFAPLGIHPGALAAVFAGIFMANARRMMKMDPLPQKSMRGAMKNVSFAFEIVIFILLGATVDIQHLFLNPDLVMTGLITAALVILLARPIAVFLVTAYDKGMGWRDRFLVSWAGVKGVATAALAAISIASITRYAVPGFAEIARTINGIVFIVLMVSLTVQGITTPFLASALGLTEKQDVTLEITARRDATRQALLHLVDLYTEGKIDNALYTRLKAELEEEIFTLEDDLRKIISETRARLRELEVRESLLTAKLDYYRKQYEAGKIDDSSYETYRRELEAEIEEIQMRMRSLSRGMTT
- a CDS encoding CBS domain-containing protein, translating into MKIPIDSIAKMRRRLGITQAELAEKVGVSQAYIARLESGSLDPKVSIVNKIFEVIESWGVTCADVMSRNPVTVDARESASHVVKLMLEHGFSQLPVVRVGKIVGMVTEKDIIKNLMRDLKEMSVQAIMESQGPPVVEEDTRVEDILQLFDAFQAVLVRHKGRLTGIITRSDLLPLGMEDAPLPARNK
- a CDS encoding methionine adenosyltransferase, which translates into the protein MNLEVTCGEGLPVTKRKVEIVERKGRGHPDTLCDKAAEELSIRLSEYYLETFGRVQHHNVDKVLLVGGQSNARFGGGDVIEPIYLLLSGRAVDVVDQDYERQVPVGKFAVEHTRDWLSKELPHLDVNSDVIIDYKIRAGSTDLVGNFDVGVDVPRANDTSFGVAYAPLSPTEKLVLESEELLNSEAIKKKWPQIGEDIKVMGTRVGDQIHLQVAAAIISTETHDADEYSSVMQAIKDLLLDLSTKITDKPVDVAVNTADKPDQGLFYLTVTGTSAEHGDDGQVGRGNRANGLITPYRPMTLEAAAGKNPVSHVGKTYNVAAREIVERIVNENPDLEQVYCYVVSQIGAPITEPQAVNVELYGSCDLKAAQKSVGSIVEEVIAKLPDVWKGFVKREFQLW
- the cyoE gene encoding heme o synthase, with the translated sequence MSESSTPSKTKEDSTKSSMFGLYGELIKSKQTVLLVYTTGFAYLMSTWNVGINLLQALLLIVGLTLAVSGSTLLNMYIDRDIDAVMIRTQNRPIPSGKIAAWKVLIHGIILVALGVITCGLFINQVTMIIVFLGFFLDVVVYSVWLKRKSPASILFGGIAGGMPALAGRTAVIGMVDLTGIMMALFVISWIPLHILTLALLPDNLAGYKEAGVPMWPVVRGEHETMVVITISAVISAVVVVLTGMVMGLHWVVMLPLLILSLVITARAVSNLRGATQEATFWIFKMASMYMGFAFLWLFVGIVITPFFVTLVPWP
- a CDS encoding helix-turn-helix transcriptional regulator, with the protein product MDEPMETCSVLRALKILGRKWIPWILCELMTGEELYFTDLLNRVINVTGTKISARVLSESLTILEQEGIVIRLVESESMPIRVKYLLTQKGRDLDVVLGILKGWGIKWGDIQQKKCKSFTCVHNGIATINVDKVRQFLEFGPESEVPIENDADEKAG